In the Anastrepha obliqua isolate idAnaObli1 chromosome 1, idAnaObli1_1.0, whole genome shotgun sequence genome, one interval contains:
- the LOC129248894 gene encoding E3 ubiquitin-protein ligase RNF113A produces the protein MSEEASSTSAFGFKKRNIRKVTALRRKRSSDSESGKSSEAEISSAVVRGDNRRKRSNPNFQSTKLLSAKRERQNKSSSSSDTEEDDNKVSVSYKSKKSALPNGPQDQGATSINEAETAQDCDAQALHEKMLKINEELEGKADDKLYRGMNNYAQYYKKEGTAAGNASSGMVRKGPIRAPAHLRATVRWDYQPDICKDYKETGYCGFGDSCKFLHDRSDYKSGWQLELDHAAHQRGEGESDEDDTKYEIHSDEETLPFKCFICRNSFENPVVTKCKHYFCEKCALENYKKSQRCFICSQQTNGIFNPAKELISRLKNAPEVGVCASSDSE, from the exons ATGTCCGAGGAGGCCAGCAGCACGTCCGCCTTTGGATTCAAAAAGCGAAATATACGGAAAGTAACAGCGCTTCGCCGCAAGCGGAGTAGCGATTCTGAGTCAG GGAAGAGTAGCGAAGCTGAAATCTCTTCAGCAGTTGTGCGTGGTGATAATCGCCGCAAACGTTCAAATCCGAATTTTCAAAGTACCAAACTCTTGAGCGCTAAACGTGAGCGCCAAAATAAATCCTCTTCTAGCAGTGACACCGAGGAGGATGATAATAAAGTAAGCGTTTCATATAAGTCGAAAAAAAGTGCATTGCCAAACGGACCACAAGATCAGGGCGCTACATCAATAAATGAAGCAGAAACAGCACAAGATTGCGATGCCCAGGCGTTgcatgaaaaaatgttgaaaattaacGAAGAGCTTGAGGGTAAAGCGGATGACAAACTGTACCGTGGAATGAATAATTATGCacaatactataaaaaagagGGCACAGCGGCGGGAAATGCTAGTTCGGGTATGGTGAGAAAAGGTCCAATACGTGCGCCAGCACATTTGCGCGCTACTGTACGCTGGGATTACCAACCTGATATATGTAAGGATTATAAAGAGACTGGCTATTGCGGATTCGGTGACAGTTGCAAATTTTTGCATGACCGAAGCGATTATAAATCTGGTTGGCAGTTGGAGTTAGATCATGCTGCCCACCAACGTGGTGAAGGGGAATCTGATGAAGACGATACCAAATATGAAATTCACTCAGATGAGGAAACATTACCATTCAAGTGTTTCATATGCCGCAATAGTTTTGAAAATCCAGTGGTGACGAA GTGTAAGCATTACTTTTGCGAAAAATGCGCCTTGGAAAACTATAAGAAGTCGCAACGTTGTTTCATTTGCTCTCAACAAACGAATGGCATTTTTAATCCAGCAAAGGAATTAATATCACGTTTGAAAAATGCACCTGAAGTTGGGGTATGCGCGTCTTCGGATAGTGAATAG
- the LOC129247214 gene encoding S-formylglutathione hydrolase gives MALKLMSTVKCFGGEQRIYSHASEVLGCEMKFGVYVPPSAVEGHTSCPVLYFLSGLTCTQDNFIQKSGFQQHAAKHGIVVVNPDTSPRGLDLPGEDDDWDFGSGAGFYVDATEEPWSKNYKMYTYVTSELVELVNANLPVLPNKRSICGHSMGGHGALICAFKNPGVYQSVSAFAPISNPIQCAWGKKAFSGYLGADEESWKQWDGTKLATVYAGPPLEILIDQGTKDNFYTAKQLLPENLLNVATDNDHLQLIFKQREGYDHSYFFIATFIGEHFDHHAKFLKA, from the coding sequence ATGGCATTAAAATTGATGAGTACTGTTAAATGTTTCGGAGGAGAACAACGAATATATTCTCACGCCTCCGAAGTTCTGGGATGCGAGATGAAATTTGGCGTCTACGTTCCCCCATCTGCCGTTGAAGGTCACACTTCATGTCCTGTTTTATACTTCCTCAGTGGCCTTACCTGCACACAAgacaattttatacaaaagtcGGGTTTCCAGCAACATGCTGCTAAACATGGCATTGTGGTAGTTAATCCGGACACTTCACCCCGAGGTTTGGACCTGCCTGGCGAGGACGATGATTGGGACTTTGGCAGTGGTGCCGGTTTCTATGTGGACGCCACTGAGGAACCGTGgtctaaaaattacaaaatgtacaCATATGTAACTAGCGAATTAGTAGAACTAGTGAACGCCAACTTGCCGGTACTGCCAAATAAGCGTAGTATTTGTGGTCACAGTATGGGAGGTCATGGTGCATTGATATGTGCTTTCAAGAATCCTGGTGTTTATCAATCGGTGTCCGCGTTCGCGCCAATCTCGAACCCCATTCAATGTGCGTGGGGTAAGAAAGCATTCTCCGGTTATTTGGGTGCTGATGAGGAATCTTGGAAACAGTGGGATGGTACTAAGTTAGCAACGGTGTACGCTGGCCCACCATTGGAAATTCTGATAGATCAGGGTACAAAGGACAATTTTTATACGGCGAAACAACTGCTGCCGGAGAATCTGTTAAATGTAGCCACTGATAATGACCACCTGCAGCTTATTTTCAAACAACGAGAGGGATATGACCACAGTTATTTCTTCATTGCCACGTTCATTGGAGAACATTTTGATCATCATGCCAAGTTTTTAAAGGCGTAA